The genomic segment CGCGAGCACTCCTGAGCCCCATGACTGATCATCGTCCGGATGGTCGCCGCCGGATAGGCGTCATGGGTGGCACGTTCGACCCGATCCACCACGGCCACCTCGTGGCTGCGAGTGAGGTCCAGTCGTGGTTCGACCTCGATGAGGTCATCTTCGCTCCCACCGGCGAGCCCTGGCAGAAGGCCGATCGCGATGTGTCGCCTGCCGAAGATCGGTATTTGATGACCGTCATCGCGACGGCCGCCAACCCGCGTTTCGCCGTCAGCCGAGTCGACATCGACCGCGACGGTCCCACATACACGATCGACACTCTTCGCGATCTGGCTGCGCTGCACCCAGACGCTGACCTCTACTTCATCACCGGCGCTGACGCCATGGCCGCGCTGCTCACCTGGCGTGACCACGAGGAGCTCTTCAAGCTGGCGCACTTCGTCGGTTGTACGCGTCCCGGACACGAGATGGACGAGAGCACGCTCGAAGGTCTGCCGAAGGACCGGATCACGCTCGTCGAGATCCCCGCACTTGCCATCTCTTCGACCGACTGCCGCGACCGCGTCGAGCGTGGCGAGCCCGTTTGGTACCTCGTGCCAGATGGCGTCGTCCAATACATCGGCAAGCACCGCTTGTACGCCAAGCCGGAGTCGACACCCTGAGCGCGACGGAGTGGGCAGTTGAGCTCACGCGTGCTGCGGCGACCGCCGCCGAGGACAAGCTGGCGCAGGACATCATTGCCTTCGACGTCTCCGAGCAGTTGGCGATCACGGACGTGTTCTTGCTGTGCTCCGCGTCAACCTCTCGCCAGGTGCGCGCGGTCCAGGACGCGATCCAGGACAAGATGATCGAGCTCGGCGCCAAAGCCGTACGCCGTGAGGGCATGCGCGAGGGTCGTTGGGTGCTGCTCGACTTTGCCGACATCGTGGTGCATGTGATGCACCAGGAGGATCGCGCGTTCTATGCGCTCGAACGACTCTGGAGTGACTGTCCGGTCGTGAAGCTCTCATGAGCTGGCGTCAGGTCGTTCTGTGGCGTCACGGGCGTACTGAATGGAACGTCGCCGGCCGGGTGCAGGGGCAGAGCGACGTACCGCTTGATGATGTCGGACGTCAGCAGGCACGCGAGGCTGCCGCGCGTCTCGCCGGGCTGAACCCCTATCGGATCGTCAGCTCCGATCTGTCGCGGGCTTCCGAGACCGCGCAGATTCTCGGCGAGGTGGCCTCGAAGGAGGTCGAGTTCGACCCGCGACTTCGTGAGATGGACTTTGGCGCACGCGAAGGGCTGACGTGGGGCGAGGCCTGGGCGCAGTTCCCCGACGGTATGCAGGCGTGGATCGACGGCGACGAGACGCAGATTCCGGGCAGTGAGACGCATCGTCAGGCAGGGGAGCGGTTCGCCGCGGCACTGCACGATCACCTCAAGGACCTCCCGCCCAAGGGAGTCTTGATCGTCGTTGCCCACGGCGCAGTCCTGCGTACGGGTGCCTGCGCGTTCCTCGAAATTCCCGAGGAGCACTGGAGTACCTTCGGCGGGCTCGGCAACTGTTCGTGGTCGGTGCTTGAGGAGTGGAGTCGCGACGACTGGTCGAAGTGGCGCCTGACGGAGTGGAATGCGGGCACATTGCCGGAGCCTGTGCTCTCCGACGACGAGTGACCCGGTTTGGGGTCAGACGGTCCGAACGGCTAACATTGGCGAGGCCTTCACGGGCAACAGCGGGGCATTGGCGCAGTTGGTAGCGCGCTTCCATGGCATGGAAGAGGTCAGGAGTTCGAATCTCCTATGCTCCACAGATTACGAAGGGCCTGGGACACCTTCCCGGGCCCTTTGTCATTGCCTCGTGACTCAGGCGGACGTTGTAGCGTGTGGCCGTGCCCCGGCTGACGCTCAAGACGACCTTTGTCGTCGCCGCCTCGTTGGTGGCTCTGTCCCAGCTCACCGCTGTGACCCTCGCTTCCCTGCCTCCCAACCGCTACTCGAACGCTGCGGCGCCTCACACGACGTACCTGAGCCCGATGTTCACGCAGAACTGGCGCTTGTTCGCGCCCAATCCGATTGCTGAGGACCGCCGGATCCTGTTCCAGGGTTCCTACCGCGCGGCCGATGGCACCCTGAAGCA from the Aeromicrobium panaciterrae genome contains:
- the nadD gene encoding nicotinate-nucleotide adenylyltransferase → MGGTFDPIHHGHLVAASEVQSWFDLDEVIFAPTGEPWQKADRDVSPAEDRYLMTVIATAANPRFAVSRVDIDRDGPTYTIDTLRDLAALHPDADLYFITGADAMAALLTWRDHEELFKLAHFVGCTRPGHEMDESTLEGLPKDRITLVEIPALAISSTDCRDRVERGEPVWYLVPDGVVQYIGKHRLYAKPESTP
- the rsfS gene encoding ribosome silencing factor, translated to MSATEWAVELTRAAATAAEDKLAQDIIAFDVSEQLAITDVFLLCSASTSRQVRAVQDAIQDKMIELGAKAVRREGMREGRWVLLDFADIVVHVMHQEDRAFYALERLWSDCPVVKLS
- a CDS encoding histidine phosphatase family protein, whose amino-acid sequence is MSWRQVVLWRHGRTEWNVAGRVQGQSDVPLDDVGRQQAREAAARLAGLNPYRIVSSDLSRASETAQILGEVASKEVEFDPRLREMDFGAREGLTWGEAWAQFPDGMQAWIDGDETQIPGSETHRQAGERFAAALHDHLKDLPPKGVLIVVAHGAVLRTGACAFLEIPEEHWSTFGGLGNCSWSVLEEWSRDDWSKWRLTEWNAGTLPEPVLSDDE